From one Nonomuraea polychroma genomic stretch:
- a CDS encoding DUF4262 domain-containing protein, whose translation MPFITVVLLSGTIMQVTQQHCRCIICEPVNDPLNRFQEAMMGYIGEHGWGVSDIADDDIGPGWAYTVGLWHTFGLPEVAIFGLDTDLRQSCLNFLADDIQAGYPIATEQERSEILEGVRVLLKSMHPSWYEPLFGEYGSLFSFYQRTPRFPILQLVWPDTEGLFAWQSGSDPLLAQLQPSL comes from the coding sequence ATGCCGTTCATTACTGTCGTCTTGCTATCCGGCACAATCATGCAGGTGACACAGCAGCACTGCAGGTGCATCATCTGCGAGCCCGTCAACGATCCCCTGAACCGGTTCCAGGAAGCCATGATGGGATACATCGGCGAACACGGTTGGGGCGTCAGCGACATCGCCGATGACGACATCGGGCCGGGCTGGGCCTACACCGTCGGGCTCTGGCACACCTTCGGCCTGCCGGAGGTCGCCATCTTCGGATTGGACACCGACCTGCGGCAGTCTTGTCTCAACTTCTTGGCCGACGACATCCAGGCCGGATATCCGATCGCTACGGAGCAGGAACGGTCCGAAATCCTTGAAGGCGTACGAGTCCTGCTCAAGAGCATGCACCCCAGCTGGTACGAGCCCTTGTTCGGAGAGTACGGATCGCTGTTCAGCTTCTACCAGCGCACGCCGCGATTCCCGATCCTCCAACTCGTCTGGCCGGACACGGAAGGGCTCTTCGCCTGGCAGTCAGGCAGTGATCCGTTGCTGGCGCAGCTGCAGCCATCACTCTGA
- a CDS encoding type II toxin-antitoxin system VapC family toxin: protein MIVVADTSGLIASVDRKLDSSEREACRHVLSEASTVVVSPLVLAEVDHVASQRFGLKERDVLVGFIVAQVRRMRFQMPELDADKLEAALAIRSRYGQLQLDLADCVNAVLAADYRTDAILTLDQRDFRAIKPLTGSPAFRILPFDR, encoded by the coding sequence GTGATCGTCGTTGCCGACACGTCCGGGTTGATCGCTTCAGTGGATCGCAAGCTGGATTCCTCCGAGCGGGAGGCCTGCCGTCACGTCCTGTCCGAGGCCAGTACGGTCGTCGTGTCCCCTCTGGTGCTGGCCGAGGTGGACCATGTTGCCTCCCAGCGGTTCGGCCTGAAGGAGCGCGACGTCCTGGTCGGGTTCATCGTCGCCCAGGTGCGTCGTATGCGCTTCCAAATGCCCGAGCTGGACGCCGACAAGCTGGAGGCCGCCCTGGCCATCCGGTCCCGGTACGGCCAGCTTCAGCTCGACCTGGCCGACTGCGTGAATGCGGTGCTCGCAGCCGACTACCGCACCGATGCCATCCTCACCCTCGACCAGCGGGACTTCCGCGCCATCAAGCCCTTGACCGGCTCCCCGGCCTTCCGGATTCTCCCCTTCGATCGGTAG
- a CDS encoding ribbon-helix-helix protein, CopG family has protein sequence MSKMQRTNVYADPEDLAQIKENAQKLGVSEAELIRRGIKLAAMSTRVWDEPLDFPEFDSDGSPLTSEAVHQAVVGGATR, from the coding sequence ATGTCAAAGATGCAGCGCACCAACGTCTACGCCGACCCCGAGGACCTGGCCCAAATCAAGGAGAACGCCCAGAAGCTTGGCGTTTCCGAGGCTGAGCTGATCCGGCGCGGCATCAAGCTGGCCGCCATGTCCACCAGAGTCTGGGACGAGCCGCTCGACTTCCCCGAGTTCGACAGCGACGGTAGCCCCCTCACCTCCGAGGCCGTTCACCAGGCCGTCGTCGGCGGGGCCACGAGGTGA
- a CDS encoding DUF3224 domain-containing protein, producing MTAKGTFDTADWNAKPPYEDRDGVTLGLVTMSKTFHGDLTGTSVVTLLVASTPVEDSRSYVALERIEGTLHGLSGSFVVQHNAVSDKGEQSLRISVVPDSATGELRGLRGDMGIVIGPDGGHSYTFDYRL from the coding sequence ATGACCGCCAAAGGAACCTTTGACACCGCCGACTGGAACGCCAAGCCGCCTTACGAGGATCGCGACGGCGTCACGCTCGGACTCGTGACCATGTCCAAGACCTTCCACGGGGACCTGACCGGCACCAGCGTCGTCACCTTGCTGGTGGCGAGCACCCCCGTGGAGGATTCACGTTCGTACGTGGCCCTCGAACGTATCGAGGGCACGCTGCACGGCCTATCCGGCAGCTTCGTCGTCCAGCACAACGCGGTGAGCGACAAGGGCGAGCAGTCGCTGCGCATCTCCGTGGTGCCGGACTCGGCGACGGGGGAGTTGCGCGGCCTGCGGGGCGACATGGGCATCGTCATCGGCCCGGACGGCGGCCACTCCTACACCTTCGACTACCGGCTCTGA
- a CDS encoding PLD nuclease N-terminal domain-containing protein, with protein MLYLSQALGLVTLVLWLYCLFDVITTPDALCRNLPKIAWVVIVLLFPLVGSIIWLVAGRPQRAETPTRPSAFPEYDRPGRFAATNPDDDEEFLRRCRERAEEQRKNAPKKPAEED; from the coding sequence GTGCTCTATCTGTCCCAGGCCCTCGGCCTGGTCACGCTCGTGCTCTGGCTGTACTGCCTCTTCGACGTGATCACCACGCCGGACGCGCTCTGCCGCAATCTGCCCAAGATCGCGTGGGTCGTGATCGTGTTGTTGTTCCCGCTGGTCGGCTCGATCATCTGGCTCGTGGCGGGCAGGCCGCAGCGGGCCGAGACGCCGACGCGGCCCAGCGCGTTCCCCGAGTACGACCGCCCGGGCCGGTTCGCCGCGACCAACCCGGACGACGACGAGGAGTTCCTGCGCCGCTGCCGCGAACGTGCCGAGGAGCAGCGCAAGAACGCCCCGAAGAAACCCGCCGAAGAGGACTAG
- a CDS encoding LLM class flavin-dependent oxidoreductase — protein MTDHLFRFGAVAGHAPDAGAWTRLARRAEDLGYTTLLVPDTLGTLSPFAACAAAAAVTTTLRVGTYVLSVANRTPRAVAWETTTLQTLTGGRFELGLGAGRPDAERDATELGVRFGTPSERLERLAQTIDAVKDVPILVAASGTRLLRLAAAKADTVALGVPPHATEAQVAAKLDELYELAGDRFHDLELGMNLAAAGAEPPAWLGSLDATATGVLRGTPDEMADILRWRRDRLGVSYVSVNAQCLDAFAPVVERLAGT, from the coding sequence ATGACCGATCACCTGTTCAGGTTCGGCGCGGTCGCCGGACACGCCCCCGACGCCGGCGCGTGGACCCGCCTGGCCCGCCGGGCAGAGGACCTCGGCTACACCACGCTGCTGGTGCCTGACACGCTCGGCACCCTCTCGCCCTTCGCCGCCTGCGCCGCGGCCGCCGCGGTCACGACGACGCTGCGCGTCGGCACGTACGTGCTGAGCGTCGCCAACCGCACCCCGCGTGCCGTGGCGTGGGAGACCACCACCCTGCAGACGCTCACCGGCGGCCGGTTCGAGCTGGGCCTGGGCGCCGGCCGGCCGGACGCCGAACGGGACGCCACAGAGCTCGGCGTCAGGTTCGGCACGCCGAGCGAGCGGCTCGAGCGGCTCGCGCAGACCATCGACGCCGTCAAGGACGTGCCGATCCTGGTCGCGGCGTCCGGCACCCGGCTGCTCAGGCTGGCCGCCGCCAAGGCCGACACGGTCGCGCTGGGCGTGCCGCCGCATGCCACGGAGGCGCAGGTGGCGGCGAAGCTGGACGAGCTGTACGAGCTGGCCGGCGACCGCTTCCACGATCTCGAGCTCGGTATGAACCTGGCCGCTGCCGGCGCCGAGCCGCCCGCCTGGCTCGGCTCTCTCGATGCCACCGCCACTGGCGTGCTCCGGGGCACACCCGACGAGATGGCGGACATCCTGCGGTGGCGCAGGGACCGGCTCGGCGTCTCGTACGTCTCGGTGAACGCCCAATGCCTGGACGCCTTCGCGCCGGTGGTGGAACGTCTCGCCGGTACCTGA
- the araA gene encoding L-arabinose isomerase: MKIWFLTGSQGLYGEDTLRQVAEQSQHIAEQLPVPVEWKPVLTDAAAIRRIMLEANADDSCAGVIAWMHTFSPAKMWIAGLDALRKPLLHLHTQANVELPWSTIDMDFMNLNQAAHGDREFGHIQTRVGVPRKTVAGHVSDPAVGERIMTWVRAAKGLAEVRTLKLVRFGDNMRDVAVTEGDKVEAQLRFGVSVNTYGVNDLVEAVDAVSDADVTSLVKEYAEQYTVAPELLGERNESLRYAARIELGLRGFLEAGGYKAFTTNFEDLGGLRQLPGLAVQRLMADGYGFGGEGDWKTSVLLRTLKAMTPGGTSFMEDYTYDLTPGQELILGAHMLEVCPSIAAGTPSCEIHPLGIGGREDPVRLVFDAEPGPGIVVGLADMGDRFRLVANEIDIVAPPQPLPKLPVARAVWSPRPNLRTSTESWLTAGAPHHTVLSTAVGREELTDLADMLGVELLVIDADTTTERFTKELRWNQAYYRLAQGL; encoded by the coding sequence TTGAAGATCTGGTTTCTGACCGGCAGCCAGGGACTGTACGGCGAGGACACGCTGCGCCAGGTGGCCGAGCAGTCGCAGCATATCGCCGAGCAACTGCCCGTCCCCGTCGAGTGGAAGCCCGTGCTCACCGACGCCGCCGCGATCCGGCGGATCATGCTCGAAGCCAACGCGGACGACTCGTGCGCCGGCGTGATCGCGTGGATGCACACGTTCTCCCCGGCCAAGATGTGGATCGCCGGCCTCGACGCGCTGCGTAAGCCGCTGCTGCACCTGCACACCCAGGCCAATGTCGAGCTCCCGTGGAGCACCATCGACATGGACTTCATGAACCTGAACCAGGCCGCCCACGGCGACCGCGAGTTCGGCCACATCCAGACCCGCGTAGGGGTGCCGCGCAAGACCGTGGCCGGGCACGTCAGCGACCCGGCGGTGGGCGAGCGCATCATGACCTGGGTACGCGCCGCGAAGGGCCTGGCCGAGGTCCGCACACTCAAGCTCGTACGCTTCGGCGACAACATGCGCGACGTGGCCGTCACCGAGGGCGACAAGGTGGAGGCCCAGCTGCGCTTCGGCGTCTCGGTCAACACCTACGGCGTCAACGACCTGGTCGAGGCGGTGGACGCGGTCTCCGACGCCGACGTGACGTCTCTGGTCAAGGAGTACGCCGAGCAGTACACCGTCGCTCCCGAGCTGCTCGGCGAGCGCAACGAGTCGCTGCGGTACGCGGCCCGGATCGAGCTGGGCCTGCGCGGCTTCCTCGAGGCCGGCGGCTACAAGGCGTTCACCACGAACTTCGAGGACCTCGGCGGCCTGCGCCAGCTCCCCGGCCTGGCCGTGCAGCGGCTCATGGCCGACGGATATGGCTTCGGCGGCGAGGGCGACTGGAAGACCTCGGTCCTGCTGCGCACCCTCAAGGCCATGACCCCCGGTGGCACGTCCTTCATGGAGGACTACACCTACGACCTCACGCCCGGCCAGGAGCTCATCCTCGGCGCGCACATGCTGGAGGTCTGCCCGTCCATCGCGGCCGGCACGCCGTCGTGCGAGATCCACCCGCTGGGGATCGGCGGCAGGGAAGACCCGGTCCGCCTGGTGTTCGACGCCGAGCCCGGCCCCGGCATCGTCGTGGGCCTGGCCGACATGGGTGACAGGTTCCGCCTGGTGGCCAACGAGATCGACATCGTGGCGCCGCCTCAGCCGCTGCCCAAGCTGCCGGTGGCCCGCGCGGTGTGGAGCCCCCGCCCCAACCTGCGGACGTCGACGGAGTCGTGGCTCACCGCCGGCGCCCCGCACCACACGGTGCTCTCCACGGCCGTCGGCCGCGAGGAGCTGACCGACCTCGCCGACATGCTCGGCGTTGAGCTGCTGGTCATCGACGCCGACACCACGACCGAGCGGTTCACCAAGGAGCTGCGCTGGAACCAGGCGTACTACCGCCTGGCCCAGGGCCTCTAG
- a CDS encoding L-ribulose-5-phosphate 4-epimerase, giving the protein MRKIVADLHAELVRYNLVVWTAGNVSGRIPGEDLFVIKPSGVSYDELTPENMVVCDLDGNLVEGEHAPSSDTAAHAYVYRNMPDVGGVVHTHSTYASAWAALGEPIPCVLTAMADEFGGEIPIGPFALIGDDSIGQGIVETLKGHRSKAVLMQNHGVFSIGKDPKAAVKAAVMCEDVARTVHVARQLGTPLPIAQDDIDRLYDRYQNVYGQRSPR; this is encoded by the coding sequence ATGAGAAAGATCGTCGCGGACCTGCATGCCGAGCTGGTCCGGTACAACTTGGTCGTCTGGACTGCTGGAAACGTTTCCGGCAGGATCCCGGGCGAGGACCTGTTCGTCATCAAGCCGTCCGGGGTCTCCTATGACGAGCTGACCCCGGAGAACATGGTGGTGTGCGACCTCGACGGCAACCTGGTGGAGGGCGAGCACGCGCCGTCCAGCGACACGGCCGCGCACGCCTACGTCTACCGGAACATGCCGGACGTCGGCGGCGTCGTGCACACCCACTCGACGTACGCCTCCGCCTGGGCCGCCCTCGGCGAGCCCATCCCCTGCGTGCTGACCGCGATGGCCGACGAGTTCGGCGGTGAGATCCCGATCGGCCCGTTCGCGCTGATCGGCGACGACTCCATCGGCCAGGGCATCGTCGAGACGCTCAAGGGCCACCGCTCGAAGGCCGTGCTCATGCAGAACCACGGTGTGTTCAGCATCGGCAAGGACCCGAAGGCCGCGGTGAAGGCGGCCGTGATGTGCGAGGACGTGGCGCGTACCGTGCACGTGGCCCGCCAGCTCGGCACCCCGCTGCCCATCGCGCAGGACGACATCGACCGCCTCTACGACCGCTATCAGAACGTCTACGGACAGAGGAGCCCGCGTTGA
- a CDS encoding FAD-binding protein, whose product MTLTNWAGNTAFRARDVHHPTSLDELQRLVAASPQVRALGSGHSFNDVADTTGDLVILDRMPDAVEIDSAAAQVRVPARTTYARLAPIVHEAGFALANMASLPHISVAGSVATGTHGSGDTVQGLAAAVASLDLVTADGSLLTLSRGDADFPGAVVALGALGVVTSLTLDLIPAFEVRQYVREGLTVDALADFDEIMSSGYSVSLFTDWRDTRVWLKRTEELTSPGWYGTRPADAPRHPLPTMPADSCTLQLGVPGPWHERLPHFRPDFEPSGAGDELQSELIVPREHAVKALRELYTIGDRIRPVLQISEVRTIAADDLWLSPFRGRDSVGIHFTWVKDPAGVRPVLELVEETLAPFDPRPHWGKLFTRWPSCPDRFRSLARRLDPAGKFANDFTRILLGE is encoded by the coding sequence GTGACGCTGACCAACTGGGCGGGAAACACCGCATTTCGGGCACGAGACGTTCACCACCCGACCTCACTCGACGAGCTCCAGCGGCTCGTCGCGGCCAGTCCCCAGGTGCGGGCGCTGGGGAGCGGCCACTCCTTCAACGACGTCGCCGACACCACCGGCGACCTGGTGATCCTCGACCGGATGCCGGACGCGGTGGAGATCGACAGTGCGGCGGCCCAGGTACGGGTGCCGGCGCGCACGACGTACGCGCGGCTCGCGCCGATCGTGCACGAGGCCGGCTTCGCCCTGGCGAACATGGCCTCGCTGCCGCACATCTCCGTGGCCGGCTCGGTCGCGACCGGCACGCACGGCTCCGGCGACACGGTCCAAGGTCTGGCCGCCGCCGTGGCGTCACTCGACCTCGTCACCGCCGACGGCTCGCTGCTGACCCTGTCGCGCGGCGACGCCGACTTTCCCGGCGCGGTGGTGGCGCTGGGCGCGCTCGGCGTCGTGACGTCGCTGACGCTCGACCTCATCCCCGCCTTCGAGGTGCGCCAATACGTCCGCGAGGGCCTGACCGTGGACGCGCTCGCCGACTTCGACGAGATCATGTCGAGCGGCTACAGCGTCAGCCTCTTCACCGACTGGCGTGACACGCGCGTCTGGCTGAAGCGCACCGAGGAGCTGACCAGCCCCGGCTGGTACGGCACCCGCCCCGCGGACGCCCCACGCCACCCCCTGCCGACCATGCCTGCCGACAGCTGCACCCTTCAGCTCGGCGTGCCGGGACCGTGGCACGAGCGGCTGCCGCACTTCCGCCCCGACTTCGAGCCGAGCGGCGCGGGCGACGAGCTGCAGTCGGAGCTGATCGTGCCGAGGGAGCACGCGGTCAAGGCGCTGCGTGAGCTCTACACGATCGGCGACCGGATCCGGCCGGTGCTGCAGATCTCCGAGGTCCGCACGATCGCCGCAGACGACCTGTGGCTCAGCCCCTTCCGCGGGCGCGACAGCGTGGGCATCCACTTCACCTGGGTCAAGGACCCGGCAGGTGTGCGGCCGGTGCTGGAGCTGGTGGAGGAGACGCTGGCGCCGTTCGATCCCCGGCCGCACTGGGGCAAGCTGTTCACCCGGTGGCCCTCCTGCCCTGACCGGTTCCGCTCGCTGGCGCGGCGGCTGGACCCGGCGGGCAAGTTCGCCAACGACTTCACGCGGATACTTCTGGGGGAGTAG
- the araB gene encoding ribulokinase has protein sequence MVGVDFGTLSGRAVVVRVSDGAELGSAVHEYTHRVIEQTLPGSDVKLGPDWALQSPQDWIDVLKIAVPAAIAAAGVEPEQVIGIGTDFTACTVLPTTADGTPLCFETPELPHAWPKLWKHHAAQPHADRINELAARRGESWLPRYGGKISSEWEFAKGLQLLEEAPDVYARTERWIEAADWIIWQLTGVESRNICTVGYKGIFQDGAYPSEEFLAELNPGFAGFVGKLATGSVGDDVNGVTVAPLGGLAGRLTGQAATWTGLPEGIAVAVGNVDAHVTNAAADAVRPGQMVAIMGTSTCHVMPSDQHAEVPGMCGVVRDGIVPGLWGYEAGQSAVGDIFAWFVDNFGHDGHEQLTALAEKQAVGQHGLVALDWFGGNRSVLVDHNLSGVIIGQTLATKPEDVYRALIESTAYGARMIVETFEKSGVPVEEFIVAGGLLKNPFLMQVYADVLRRPLSVIGSDQGPALGSAIHAAVAAGAYPGIEEAAAAMGKRTEAAYVPDEARADAYDRLYAEYRRLHDFFADGQMLHTLRAIRNEAHA, from the coding sequence AGTCGACTTCGGCACGCTGTCCGGGCGTGCCGTCGTCGTCCGCGTGAGTGACGGCGCCGAGCTGGGCAGCGCCGTCCACGAGTACACCCACCGCGTCATCGAGCAGACCCTCCCAGGCTCCGACGTGAAGCTGGGCCCTGACTGGGCGCTGCAGTCGCCGCAGGACTGGATCGACGTGCTCAAGATCGCCGTGCCCGCGGCCATCGCCGCCGCCGGCGTCGAGCCCGAGCAGGTCATCGGCATCGGCACCGACTTCACCGCCTGCACCGTGCTCCCGACCACGGCCGACGGCACGCCCTTGTGCTTCGAGACGCCTGAGCTGCCGCACGCCTGGCCGAAGTTGTGGAAGCACCACGCCGCGCAGCCGCACGCCGACCGGATCAACGAGCTGGCCGCGCGCCGCGGCGAGAGCTGGCTGCCGCGCTACGGCGGCAAGATCTCCTCCGAGTGGGAGTTCGCCAAGGGCCTGCAGCTGCTGGAGGAGGCTCCGGACGTCTACGCCAGGACCGAGCGCTGGATCGAGGCGGCCGACTGGATCATCTGGCAGCTCACCGGCGTCGAGAGCCGCAACATCTGCACGGTCGGCTACAAGGGCATCTTCCAGGACGGCGCGTACCCGTCGGAGGAGTTCCTCGCCGAGCTCAACCCCGGCTTCGCCGGCTTCGTCGGCAAGCTCGCCACCGGCAGTGTCGGTGACGACGTCAACGGCGTCACGGTGGCCCCGCTCGGCGGCCTCGCCGGCCGTCTGACCGGCCAGGCGGCCACGTGGACGGGCCTGCCCGAGGGCATCGCCGTGGCCGTCGGCAACGTGGACGCCCACGTCACCAACGCCGCCGCCGACGCCGTGCGCCCCGGCCAGATGGTGGCCATCATGGGCACCTCGACCTGCCACGTCATGCCCAGCGACCAGCACGCCGAGGTGCCCGGCATGTGCGGCGTCGTCCGCGACGGCATCGTGCCGGGCCTGTGGGGGTACGAGGCCGGTCAGTCGGCGGTCGGCGACATCTTCGCCTGGTTCGTGGACAACTTCGGGCACGACGGGCACGAACAGCTCACGGCGCTGGCCGAGAAGCAGGCGGTGGGCCAGCACGGGCTGGTGGCGCTGGACTGGTTCGGCGGCAACCGCTCGGTGCTCGTGGACCACAACCTCTCCGGTGTGATCATCGGTCAGACCTTGGCCACCAAGCCGGAGGACGTCTACCGCGCGCTCATCGAGTCCACCGCGTACGGCGCCCGCATGATCGTGGAGACCTTCGAGAAGTCGGGCGTGCCGGTCGAGGAGTTCATCGTCGCCGGCGGCCTGCTCAAGAACCCCTTCCTCATGCAGGTCTATGCCGACGTGCTGCGCCGCCCGCTGTCGGTCATCGGCTCCGACCAGGGGCCCGCGCTCGGCTCCGCCATCCACGCTGCCGTCGCCGCCGGCGCCTACCCGGGCATCGAGGAGGCCGCCGCGGCCATGGGCAAGCGCACCGAGGCCGCGTACGTGCCCGACGAGGCCCGTGCGGACGCCTACGACCGGCTGTACGCCGAGTACCGCAGGCTCCACGACTTCTTCGCAGACGGACAGATGCTGCACACGCTGCGCGCGATCAGGAACGAGGCCCACGCGTGA